From Riemerella anatipestifer ATCC 11845 = DSM 15868, a single genomic window includes:
- a CDS encoding ThiF family adenylyltransferase yields the protein MQRYTRNRIYIAPEEQEKIRLAPILIGGCGLGSNIAECILRLGFENITIVDGDSVELSNLNRQNYINDDIDKLKANQLYERLVNINPKANIKVITEFIKEDNLESILEGHFIAVNALDFTSDIPILFDKKCQEKGIFVIHPYNLGWGGLITVIKPSGLTLDLLTKNKEDFNELEVVEYVATYSRFWNNPKKWLEDIIEKYKNEEEAQTPPQLAVASWIVSGMCANVMYDIVTEKPYKVFPEFYFLSTKNY from the coding sequence ATGCAAAGATATACTAGAAATAGGATTTATATAGCTCCTGAGGAGCAGGAAAAAATTAGACTAGCTCCTATATTAATAGGAGGGTGTGGATTGGGAAGTAATATTGCAGAGTGTATACTTAGGTTAGGTTTTGAAAATATTACAATTGTAGATGGCGATAGTGTAGAGCTCTCTAATCTTAATAGGCAAAACTATATCAATGATGATATTGATAAATTGAAAGCTAATCAACTTTATGAAAGGCTTGTGAATATCAATCCGAAAGCGAATATTAAAGTAATTACTGAGTTTATTAAGGAAGATAATTTAGAATCTATTTTGGAGGGGCATTTTATAGCCGTTAATGCTTTAGATTTTACTAGTGACATTCCAATTCTTTTCGATAAAAAGTGCCAAGAAAAAGGAATTTTTGTGATTCATCCATATAATTTGGGTTGGGGTGGGTTAATAACAGTTATCAAGCCAAGTGGCTTAACATTAGATTTATTGACTAAAAATAAAGAGGACTTTAACGAGTTGGAAGTAGTGGAATATGTAGCGACTTATTCTCGATTTTGGAACAATCCTAAAAAATGGTTAGAAGATATTATTGAAAAGTATAAGAATGAAGAGGAAGCTCAGACACCCCCACAACTTGCTGTAGCTTCTTGGATTGTATCGGGTATGTGTGCAAATGTAATGTATGACATTGTTACAGAAAAACCTTATAAGGTTTTTCCAGAATTTTATTTCCTTTCTACAAAAAACTATTAA
- a CDS encoding PSP1 domain-containing protein: protein MSCGCGASGNSTHTCGTKSASGCASVDTCGNSYKLSVFDWLSNIKPPAPSQNEFVEVRFKNERKCFFRNVHNLPLSIGSVVTVEANPGHDVGVVSLTGELVKIQMKKKKTSPEECLKIYRISNQKDIDVWQSTRNKEEEVKLEARKIARNLRLQMKISDVEFQGDGTKATFYYTAEGRVDFRQLIKEYATMFRTKIDMKQIGYRQEASKVGGIGSCGRELCCSTWLTDFRSVNTNAARYQQLSINPQKLAGQCGKLKCCLNFELDSYLDALDAFPSTNTTINTEKGKAFCIKIDVFKKKMWFAYVENSMMWYDLDVDEVKKLIKQNKEGKQAQPLEELKSQTLPKEVQSVDLIQEDSIDRFEKKDKSKRKNKRRNSNNEGGKSQSNNKNPQNNSNKEVGTDGTKKTRSKYKNKRKPNPRNTE, encoded by the coding sequence ATGAGTTGTGGATGTGGAGCATCTGGAAACTCTACTCATACTTGTGGGACAAAATCAGCCTCGGGGTGTGCTAGTGTAGACACCTGTGGTAATAGTTATAAATTAAGTGTTTTTGATTGGCTTTCAAATATAAAGCCACCAGCACCTTCCCAAAATGAATTTGTAGAGGTAAGATTTAAAAACGAAAGGAAATGTTTTTTTAGGAATGTTCATAACCTTCCGCTTAGTATAGGGAGTGTGGTAACGGTAGAGGCAAATCCGGGACACGATGTAGGGGTGGTAAGCCTTACAGGGGAGCTAGTAAAAATACAAATGAAAAAAAAGAAGACTAGCCCTGAAGAGTGCCTTAAAATATACAGAATATCCAATCAGAAGGATATAGATGTGTGGCAATCCACTAGAAATAAAGAAGAAGAGGTTAAACTAGAGGCTCGCAAAATAGCAAGAAATCTTAGGTTGCAGATGAAAATTTCTGATGTGGAATTCCAAGGTGACGGTACCAAAGCCACTTTTTACTATACTGCTGAAGGCAGAGTAGATTTTAGACAGCTGATTAAGGAGTACGCCACAATGTTTCGTACTAAGATAGATATGAAGCAGATAGGCTACCGTCAAGAAGCTTCTAAGGTTGGAGGAATCGGCTCGTGTGGGAGAGAGCTTTGTTGTTCTACTTGGCTTACTGATTTTCGTTCGGTTAATACCAATGCGGCTCGTTATCAACAGTTGAGTATCAATCCTCAAAAGTTGGCTGGGCAATGTGGCAAGCTTAAATGTTGTCTCAATTTTGAGTTAGATAGCTATCTAGATGCCTTAGATGCGTTTCCTTCTACTAACACTACTATCAATACCGAAAAAGGTAAAGCGTTTTGCATCAAAATAGATGTTTTCAAAAAGAAAATGTGGTTTGCTTATGTAGAAAACTCCATGATGTGGTATGATTTAGATGTAGATGAAGTGAAAAAACTTATTAAGCAGAATAAAGAAGGTAAACAAGCTCAGCCTTTAGAAGAACTTAAAAGTCAAACGCTTCCAAAAGAGGTGCAGAGTGTGGATCTTATTCAGGAAGATAGTATAGATAGATTTGAGAAAAAAGATAAGTCTAAGAGAAAAAATAAAAGACGAAATAGTAATAATGAGGGAGGGAAATCTCAGAGCAATAATAAAAATCCTCAAAATAATTCAAATAAAGAGGTAGGAACTGATGGGACTAAGAAAACTCGCTCGAAATATAAAAATAAAAGAAAACCTAACCCAAGAAATACAGAATAA
- a CDS encoding response regulator transcription factor: MEDINGFFDDRNTFHHLSDNDLEQLKDYISVVDAFARLSYKSIYVIDYQNQSFEYVSNNPLFLCGLSSQEVKELGYAFYFRNVKKEDLELLMKINEVGFSFYERIPIEERKLYTISYDFHLINERNKPVLVNHKLTPIFLNEKGKIWKAMCLVALSSNQTEGNIIISKQGSEDFWKFNLDTNVWEKEQKVKLSEREFNILELSARGFTINEIAEKIFVSSDTVKFHRRKIFDKFNVQSISEALSYAKINKLI, encoded by the coding sequence ATGGAAGATATCAATGGTTTTTTTGATGATAGAAATACATTTCATCATTTATCTGATAATGATTTAGAACAACTGAAAGATTATATATCCGTAGTAGATGCCTTTGCAAGGCTGTCTTACAAGAGTATTTATGTTATTGACTATCAAAATCAATCCTTTGAATATGTTTCTAATAATCCGCTATTTCTATGTGGGCTTTCTTCACAAGAAGTAAAGGAATTAGGATATGCTTTCTATTTTAGAAATGTAAAAAAAGAGGACTTAGAACTTTTAATGAAAATCAATGAAGTGGGATTTTCATTCTATGAAAGAATTCCCATCGAGGAAAGAAAACTATACACTATTTCCTATGACTTCCATCTCATCAATGAAAGAAATAAACCTGTACTCGTTAACCATAAGCTAACTCCTATTTTCCTCAACGAAAAAGGTAAAATATGGAAAGCAATGTGCTTGGTAGCTCTTTCGTCTAATCAAACTGAAGGCAACATCATTATAAGTAAACAGGGAAGCGAGGATTTTTGGAAGTTTAATCTTGACACAAATGTTTGGGAAAAGGAACAAAAAGTAAAACTCTCCGAAAGAGAGTTTAATATTTTAGAGCTTTCTGCCAGAGGTTTTACCATCAATGAAATAGCCGAAAAAATATTCGTAAGTTCCGATACTGTGAAATTTCATAGAAGAAAAATATTTGATAAATTCAATGTTCAGAGTATTTCGGAAGCGTTGTCTTATGCTAAAATTAATAAACTGATTTAA
- the aroQ gene encoding type II 3-dehydroquinate dehydratase, with translation MKILIINGANLNLLGTREPEIYGNISMEEVLENLKDKFSAYGVDYFQSNLEGEIINRIQNEDYDALVINPGAFTHYSYAIADALKNLKKPKVEIHISNIYKREEFRQKSVTAAYTDGILSGFGIKGYQLAVAAVVDLM, from the coding sequence ATGAAAATATTGATTATTAACGGAGCGAATCTTAACCTTTTAGGGACTAGAGAACCAGAAATTTACGGTAATATTTCTATGGAGGAAGTTTTAGAAAATCTAAAAGATAAATTTTCAGCATACGGAGTGGATTATTTTCAGTCTAACCTAGAGGGAGAAATCATCAATAGAATTCAGAATGAAGACTATGATGCTTTGGTGATTAACCCTGGGGCATTCACGCACTACTCTTATGCTATTGCCGATGCACTTAAAAATCTTAAGAAACCTAAAGTGGAAATACATATTAGTAATATTTATAAAAGAGAGGAGTTTAGACAGAAGTCTGTTACAGCAGCTTATACAGACGGTATTCTATCAGGTTTTGGTATTAAAGGTTACCAGTTAGCTGTAGCTGCAGTCGTAGATTTGATGTAA
- a CDS encoding gliding motility lipoprotein GldH, whose amino-acid sequence MIKVNVFWIMLVLFSLASCSSFGDEEVEMNDLNGVWHKNNPQKFEFEIKDAQNPKNIIFVIRNNNDYPFSNLYLISKISKGSKVLGKIDTLNYVLAMPNGEWVGSGFGSTKEILFQYKVNYKFPENGVYNIELKQAMRKDTLKGIEDIGVTIQSLK is encoded by the coding sequence ATGATAAAGGTTAATGTTTTTTGGATTATGTTAGTATTGTTCTCTTTGGCTTCTTGCTCGTCGTTTGGAGATGAAGAGGTTGAGATGAATGACCTTAACGGAGTGTGGCATAAAAATAATCCACAAAAATTTGAGTTTGAAATAAAAGATGCTCAGAATCCTAAAAATATTATCTTTGTTATACGAAATAATAATGATTATCCTTTTAGTAACCTCTACCTCATTAGTAAGATAAGTAAAGGGAGTAAGGTTTTAGGGAAGATAGACACTCTAAACTATGTGTTAGCAATGCCAAATGGAGAATGGGTAGGCAGTGGTTTTGGTTCTACAAAGGAAATATTATTTCAATATAAGGTTAATTATAAATTTCCTGAAAATGGAGTCTATAACATAGAGCTTAAACAAGCGATGAGAAAAGATACTTTAAAGGGAATAGAAGATATAGGGGTAACAATCCAATCACTAAAATAG
- a CDS encoding GLPGLI family protein: MKNLVILVLILAFENMFSQYRFVYRIDFKIDSLNKDFVQSENFNLDITSNGSVFYPEVFSEWASIYQNNRSVSKSKLPETKLDYMIQKNYKDGETYFREMIGANLYEMREPRKIIWKYSNETQQYNNYKVKKATTTFAGRQWEAWFSDEFLVNDGPYKFKGLPGLILKIKDTHSDYEIYLVEVKKIDHPFTFDFFNHIRIKTLSIDYDTYLKKNQSFKENPALMFIEMGIQLPPEEMKKFSETRKSINAKQNNKIELTY, encoded by the coding sequence ATGAAGAATTTAGTTATATTAGTTTTAATATTGGCATTTGAGAATATGTTTTCTCAATACAGATTTGTTTATCGTATAGATTTCAAGATTGACTCCTTGAATAAGGATTTCGTTCAATCAGAAAATTTTAATTTGGACATTACCAGTAATGGGTCTGTTTTTTACCCAGAAGTTTTTTCAGAGTGGGCTTCTATTTATCAAAATAATAGGTCTGTAAGCAAAAGTAAGCTCCCAGAAACTAAATTAGATTATATGATACAGAAGAATTATAAAGATGGAGAAACTTATTTCAGAGAAATGATTGGTGCAAATTTGTATGAAATGCGTGAACCACGAAAAATTATATGGAAATACTCTAATGAAACACAGCAATATAATAATTATAAAGTAAAAAAAGCAACTACCACTTTTGCTGGGAGACAATGGGAAGCGTGGTTTTCAGATGAATTCCTTGTCAATGATGGACCGTATAAATTTAAGGGATTGCCAGGTTTGATTTTGAAGATAAAAGATACGCACTCAGACTACGAAATCTATCTTGTAGAAGTAAAGAAAATAGACCATCCGTTTACCTTTGATTTTTTTAATCATATAAGAATTAAGACATTGAGTATAGACTACGACACCTATCTCAAAAAGAATCAAAGTTTTAAAGAAAATCCAGCATTAATGTTTATAGAAATGGGTATCCAGTTGCCGCCTGAAGAAATGAAAAAGTTTTCAGAAACCCGTAAAAGTATAAATGCCAAACAAAATAATAAAATAGAATTAACCTATTAA
- a CDS encoding penicillin-binding protein 1A: MTSDKNQKQTFPLPPKKKKKNNGYRKWIKLIWLGLVGFVVGVAALFFATSQGLLGEMPDVQDLENPDIYVASEIISSDGVTLGKFEMEKTDPITYKDMPPHLIYALQAKEDERFKEHSGIDLKSILRAIRFGGDRGGGSTITQQLAKLLFTKKASINKFRRVTQKLKEWVVAVSLEKRYTKEEIITMYFNKFDFTYNAHGIEMASKIYFNKKTKDLTLPEAAMFVAMLEAPVANNPLRNEERAKKRRDVVLKQMLETGYIDQATYEKAIAEPLVVNYTPIKNITEGNSAYYKYYLRKEIAQYLKDYEKKTGKSVNLFRDGLKIYVTLDSRMQKYAEEAIKEHLTQLQKSFDAEQRRNPSRPFYKVSKDRQNRIMMRAVKRTGRYQQLLASGMPEDSILMEFHKPTKLTRFTWDGEEEVEMSPWDSIRYHKQIAQAGLMSMDPSTGDIKAWVGGIDWQHFQYDHVRQGKRQVGSTFKPFVYAAAIMNLGMTPCTPISNATYTKGSWRVLGSGGSLTLRDALAHSKNPVAARLIESVGVDNVIQLARDLGVESDIPRNNTIALGSSEITIYEMLGAYSTFANFGNYVKPEMIWRIEDANGRVITEVKSELKEIMNEKYAYSMIDLMKGVSAYGTASGELRRKGISAGVEIAAKTGTTNDNSDGWFIGVVPKLATGVWVGWEDRDTHFWSTGEGQGAKMALPIWAIFMKKVWENKELNISPEEKFVKPSDWTNGCDDLRGMGGYGDEGGLQTLDELRNPKPVEQMPRSGSSTKKEENINEKLNTSEEIDFNQ, encoded by the coding sequence ATGACTTCTGATAAAAATCAAAAACAAACCTTTCCTCTTCCTCCCAAAAAGAAGAAGAAGAATAACGGATATAGAAAATGGATTAAGTTAATATGGCTAGGTTTAGTGGGCTTTGTAGTAGGTGTAGCAGCTTTGTTTTTTGCAACCTCTCAAGGTCTTTTAGGAGAAATGCCAGATGTACAAGATTTGGAGAATCCTGATATTTATGTAGCTTCGGAGATTATCTCTTCAGATGGGGTAACTTTAGGTAAATTTGAAATGGAGAAAACAGATCCTATTACCTATAAGGATATGCCTCCTCATTTAATTTATGCTTTACAAGCTAAAGAAGATGAGAGATTTAAGGAGCATTCAGGGATAGATTTAAAGTCTATACTGAGGGCTATTCGTTTTGGAGGTGATAGAGGTGGAGGTTCTACCATTACCCAGCAGTTAGCGAAACTTTTATTTACTAAAAAAGCGTCCATTAATAAATTTAGAAGGGTTACCCAAAAACTTAAAGAATGGGTAGTGGCGGTAAGTCTTGAGAAGCGTTATACCAAAGAGGAAATCATTACGATGTACTTCAATAAGTTTGATTTTACATACAACGCTCATGGTATAGAGATGGCGTCAAAGATTTACTTTAATAAGAAAACAAAAGATTTAACACTTCCTGAAGCTGCTATGTTTGTAGCGATGTTGGAAGCACCTGTGGCTAATAATCCGCTTCGTAATGAGGAACGAGCTAAGAAGAGGAGAGATGTGGTACTTAAGCAGATGCTAGAAACAGGCTACATAGACCAAGCAACTTACGAAAAGGCAATAGCAGAGCCATTAGTGGTAAATTATACTCCAATTAAAAATATTACAGAAGGAAATTCTGCTTATTACAAATATTATCTTAGAAAAGAAATCGCTCAGTATCTAAAAGATTATGAGAAAAAGACAGGTAAGTCGGTTAACTTGTTTAGAGATGGGCTTAAGATTTATGTAACATTAGATTCTAGAATGCAGAAGTATGCAGAGGAAGCTATTAAGGAGCATTTAACTCAACTACAAAAATCTTTTGATGCAGAGCAGAGAAGAAATCCTAGTCGACCGTTCTATAAGGTAAGTAAAGACCGCCAAAATAGAATTATGATGAGAGCGGTTAAGCGTACGGGGCGTTATCAGCAGCTTTTAGCATCAGGTATGCCTGAAGACTCTATCCTAATGGAGTTCCATAAGCCTACTAAGTTAACCAGATTTACTTGGGATGGAGAGGAAGAAGTTGAAATGTCTCCTTGGGATTCTATCCGTTATCATAAGCAAATTGCTCAGGCTGGACTAATGTCTATGGATCCATCTACGGGGGATATTAAAGCTTGGGTAGGAGGTATAGATTGGCAACATTTTCAGTATGACCATGTAAGACAAGGTAAAAGACAGGTGGGGTCAACATTCAAACCATTTGTTTATGCTGCTGCTATTATGAATTTGGGAATGACGCCTTGTACTCCTATTTCCAATGCAACATATACAAAAGGAAGTTGGAGAGTGTTAGGTTCAGGAGGCTCGCTTACTCTTAGAGATGCATTAGCTCATTCTAAAAACCCTGTGGCTGCAAGGCTTATAGAATCTGTAGGAGTAGATAATGTGATTCAGTTAGCTAGAGATTTAGGAGTTGAAAGTGATATTCCTAGAAACAATACAATTGCATTAGGTTCTTCCGAAATTACAATATACGAAATGCTTGGAGCATATAGTACTTTTGCTAACTTTGGTAACTATGTGAAACCTGAGATGATATGGCGTATAGAAGATGCTAATGGTAGAGTAATAACGGAAGTAAAATCTGAGCTAAAGGAGATAATGAATGAGAAGTATGCTTATTCTATGATTGATTTGATGAAAGGTGTGTCTGCTTACGGTACGGCATCTGGAGAGTTAAGAAGAAAAGGTATTAGTGCAGGTGTTGAAATAGCAGCCAAAACAGGTACAACTAACGATAACTCAGATGGTTGGTTTATAGGTGTGGTGCCAAAACTAGCCACAGGTGTTTGGGTTGGTTGGGAAGATAGAGATACCCACTTCTGGAGTACAGGTGAAGGGCAAGGTGCTAAAATGGCACTACCTATATGGGCGATATTTATGAAGAAAGTTTGGGAGAATAAAGAGCTTAACATTTCTCCAGAAGAAAAATTCGTAAAACCTTCGGATTGGACTAATGGTTGTGATGACCTCAGAGGTATGGGTGGCTATGGTGATGAAGGAGGTTTACAAACTTTAGATGAGTTAAGAAATCCGAAGCCAGTAGAACAAATGCCTAGATCAGGCTCTTCTACTAAAAAAGAAGAGAATATAAATGAAAAACTGAATACTTCAGAAGAAATAGATTTTAATCAATAA
- a CDS encoding SPOR domain-containing protein has protein sequence MKKLINSSFYALFFLAFSFCNAQNTVIKKDTLEGTELSITTDKNISSLLDNLEKGCTTKESTVKKAEKSDYIASSNTTNTNKNLSNAEICRKNPRILGYKIQLVVVKSKAEADEVAQYFRRRFPYIKVQLDASLRPNYKVLAGSYFTKEGAASDLRNIRGYFKSAIPVKYMIFCTDAL, from the coding sequence ATGAAAAAATTAATAAACTCAAGCTTTTATGCTTTATTCTTTCTTGCCTTTTCTTTTTGTAATGCACAAAATACGGTTATAAAAAAAGATACATTAGAAGGTACAGAACTTAGTATCACTACTGATAAAAACATTAGTTCTCTGCTAGATAATTTAGAAAAAGGGTGTACAACAAAAGAAAGCACGGTGAAGAAAGCAGAAAAATCTGATTATATAGCATCCTCTAACACAACAAATACTAACAAAAATTTGTCTAATGCTGAAATTTGCAGAAAAAATCCTAGAATATTGGGATATAAAATACAACTTGTAGTTGTAAAAAGTAAAGCCGAAGCGGACGAGGTTGCTCAGTATTTCAGAAGGAGATTTCCGTACATAAAAGTACAGCTAGATGCTTCTCTTAGACCGAATTACAAAGTATTGGCGGGTAGCTATTTCACCAAGGAAGGAGCAGCAAGCGATTTAAGAAATATAAGAGGTTATTTTAAATCTGCTATTCCCGTAAAATATATGATTTTTTGTACAGATGCCCTCTAA
- a CDS encoding heme-binding domain-containing protein: MKKVALALLAAGVILQFFQIDKTNPPVDKGMDFVQIKKMPESTANILKSACYDCYSNETKYPWYTNIQPVAWFVKEHIDDGRKRLNFSTFATYSPEKQAEKIEESIEEIEKGGMPLESYLLAHPEAKLSDNQKQELVSFLKQSIGNNAQTSHATADEDGDKDED, from the coding sequence ATGAAAAAAGTAGCGTTGGCTTTATTAGCCGCTGGAGTAATTCTCCAATTCTTTCAAATAGATAAAACTAATCCGCCCGTAGACAAAGGAATGGATTTTGTTCAAATCAAAAAAATGCCAGAGTCTACCGCAAACATCCTTAAAAGTGCTTGTTATGACTGCTACTCTAACGAAACCAAATACCCTTGGTACACCAACATACAACCTGTAGCTTGGTTTGTAAAAGAGCATATAGATGACGGAAGAAAACGTCTTAACTTCTCTACATTTGCAACCTATAGCCCAGAAAAGCAAGCAGAAAAAATAGAAGAGTCTATAGAAGAAATAGAAAAAGGAGGTATGCCGTTAGAATCTTATTTATTGGCTCATCCTGAAGCAAAGCTATCTGATAATCAAAAACAAGAGTTAGTAAGCTTCCTAAAACAATCTATTGGTAACAACGCTCAAACTTCTCACGCTACAGCGGACGAAGATGGAGATAAAGACGAAGATTAA
- a CDS encoding ATP-binding cassette domain-containing protein, giving the protein MLIHVKSFSYNKEIVLQDIVLNVKEKEKLSISGRNGCGKSTLLNIICGKLKGDIEIKNPLSMGYYGGHISLNKDLSLANHKDLFKEELLLDVFQNLVFGLEFKSFYNTKIKNLSQGNVVKAHMAFILSLNREIFILDEPTENLDNVSVDYLSNFIRQSDKRYIIVSHDRHFVSKTCENHYMINEKTLQKYEID; this is encoded by the coding sequence ATGCTTATTCATGTTAAAAGTTTCTCATACAACAAGGAGATTGTTTTACAAGATATTGTTCTTAATGTCAAAGAAAAAGAAAAGTTATCTATCAGTGGAAGAAATGGTTGTGGGAAATCTACATTGCTCAATATCATTTGTGGTAAGCTAAAAGGAGATATTGAAATTAAGAACCCCCTTTCAATGGGGTATTATGGAGGGCATATTTCTCTAAACAAAGATTTGTCATTAGCTAATCATAAAGATTTATTTAAAGAAGAATTGTTGTTAGATGTTTTTCAGAATCTAGTATTTGGTTTGGAGTTTAAATCTTTTTACAACACTAAGATAAAAAATCTATCTCAAGGAAATGTCGTAAAGGCACATATGGCATTTATTCTTTCTCTAAATAGGGAAATATTTATTTTGGATGAGCCTACTGAAAACTTAGATAATGTTTCTGTAGATTATTTATCAAACTTCATTAGACAATCTGACAAAAGATATATTATTGTTTCTCACGACCGTCACTTTGTATCCAAAACTTGTGAAAATCATTATATGATTAATGAAAAAACACTGCAAAAATATGAAATCGATTAA
- a CDS encoding thiol-disulfide oxidoreductase DCC family protein, with the protein MNLDSSKYYLFYDGDCGVCNRWVQWVLKNDKNDNFRFVALQSSFGQSFLKDRNLPTSNFSTLYLWKPNAFYLTKSDAVIKIGSVLSGQFSLLNIGKVVPTFIRNKMYDLVAKNRMNIAGKHCLLLSEEEQKKFIK; encoded by the coding sequence ATGAATTTAGATTCTTCTAAATATTACCTTTTTTACGACGGAGATTGTGGTGTCTGTAATCGATGGGTACAATGGGTACTCAAGAATGACAAAAATGATAACTTTCGGTTTGTCGCACTGCAATCTTCTTTTGGACAAAGCTTTTTAAAGGACAGAAATCTACCTACCTCTAACTTTTCAACACTTTACCTTTGGAAACCCAATGCGTTTTACCTTACTAAGTCTGATGCCGTTATTAAAATAGGTAGTGTTTTAAGTGGTCAGTTTAGTCTGTTAAATATTGGCAAAGTAGTTCCTACATTCATCAGGAATAAAATGTATGACCTCGTTGCCAAAAACAGAATGAATATTGCAGGTAAACATTGTTTATTACTTTCCGAAGAGGAACAAAAGAAATTCATCAAATAG
- a CDS encoding GLPGLI family protein, whose amino-acid sequence MRFYFLILALATQALVAQATRFVYEMSFKPDSTNRTQTKTETVFLDVDAHKSIFYSEKRMQRDSLFSRMRETRNFNFDRGAMDNYRTAVNFSIEKNYTSQNITFKNRIAADTYSYTENNPTTWEILPETTKIGNYETQKAKTTYGGRTWIAWFTTEIPMPDGPYKFFGLPGLIVKVEDTKGDYSFDLKESKKIAAPTTFSYRSAPIEVKKKDYQKIEQRFKEDPLSFINRSGGPVRIEMDANARKRMEERQKENNTKNNNPIELD is encoded by the coding sequence ATGAGATTTTACTTTTTAATTCTAGCTCTAGCAACTCAAGCTTTAGTAGCACAAGCCACTCGTTTTGTTTACGAAATGAGTTTCAAGCCAGATTCTACCAATAGAACACAAACTAAGACAGAAACCGTATTTCTAGATGTAGATGCCCATAAATCTATCTTCTATTCCGAAAAAAGAATGCAGAGAGATTCGCTATTTTCTAGAATGAGAGAAACTAGAAATTTCAATTTTGATAGAGGAGCTATGGATAACTACCGCACCGCCGTCAATTTTTCCATAGAAAAAAATTATACCTCCCAAAACATCACCTTTAAGAACCGTATTGCTGCCGATACTTACAGCTATACAGAAAACAACCCTACTACTTGGGAAATTTTACCCGAGACCACTAAAATAGGTAATTATGAAACCCAAAAGGCAAAAACCACCTACGGTGGCAGGACTTGGATCGCTTGGTTTACCACAGAAATCCCAATGCCCGACGGACCTTACAAATTTTTTGGTCTTCCTGGTCTTATTGTGAAGGTAGAAGATACCAAGGGAGATTATAGCTTTGACCTTAAGGAAAGTAAGAAGATAGCAGCTCCTACCACTTTCTCTTATCGTTCAGCACCAATAGAGGTTAAAAAGAAAGATTATCAAAAAATAGAACAAAGGTTTAAAGAAGACCCTCTCTCTTTCATTAACAGAAGCGGTGGTCCTGTAAGAATAGAAATGGACGCCAACGCAAGAAAAAGAATGGAGGAAAGACAAAAAGAAAATAACACAAAAAATAATAATCCTATAGAGCTAGACTAA